In Astatotilapia calliptera chromosome 23, fAstCal1.2, whole genome shotgun sequence, a genomic segment contains:
- the LOC113016719 gene encoding inhibin beta B chain, producing the protein MSSCLLRLALLVACVLSIRCTAAPGTEAEARTASRDTCASCGGGALPEEPESGRLDGDFLEAVKRHILSRLQMRERPNITHPVPKAAMVTALRKLHAGKLREDGRVEIPNLDGHPMSNEVLEESSEIISFAEKDDMVTSQSSLFFLISSEGNQNLYVTQATLWLYFKVLPAPLEVRARRKVTVKVYYQEPGLGSKWNLVEKRVELKRSGWHTFMLTDAVRLVFEKGDRRQNLDIRCEGCEAEGVLPILLNVHDESHRPFLVVQARQADSKHRIRKRGLECDGSSNLCCRQQFYIDFRLIGWSDWIIAPSGYYGNYCEGNCPAYMAGVPGSASSFHTAVVNQYRLRGMSPGSMNSCCIPTKLSTMSMLYFDDEYNIVKRDVPNMIVDECGCA; encoded by the exons ATGAGTAGCTGTCTTCTCAGACTGGCACTCCTCGTGGCTTGCGTCCTCTCCATCCGCTGCACCGCTGCGCCCGGTACCGAGGCGGAGGCGCGCACGGCGTCCCGGGACACCTGCGCGTCCTGCGGCGGCGGCGCTCTGCCGGAGGAGCCGGAGTCCGGGCGGCTCGACGGGGACTTCTTAGAGGCGGTGAAGAGGCACATCTTAAGCAGGCTGCAGATGCGGGAGAGGCCCAACATCACGCACCCGGTCCCCAAGGCGGCCATGGTGACAGCCCTGCGGAAGCTGCACGCCGGGAAGCTGCGAGAGGACGGGAGGGTGGAGATCCCCAACCTGGACGGGCATCCGATGAGCAACGAGGTGCTGGAGGAGAGCTCGGAGATCATCAGCTTCGCGGAGAAAG ATGATATGGTGACATCCCAGTCCAGCCTGTTTTTCCTGATCTCCAGCGAGGGGAACCAGAACCTGTATGTGACGCAAGCCACCCTATGGCTCTACTTTAAGGTGCTGCCGGCACCTTTGGAGGTGCGTGCCAGGCGTAAGGTTACGGTGAAGGTGTACTACCAGGAGCCCGGCCTTGGCAGCAAATGGAACCTGGTGGAAAAACGAGTGGAGCTAAAACGCAGTGGCTGGCACACCTTTATGCTGACTGATGCTGTCCGGTTGGTGTTCGAGAAAGGTGACAGGCGACAGAACCTGGATATCCGCTGTGAGGGCTGCGAGGCAGAGGGTGTCTTGCCCATTTTGCTCAATGTCCATGATGAGTCCCACCGACCTTTCCTGGTGGTACAGGCGAGGCAGGCTGACAGCAAACACCGGATCCGGAAGCGAGGACTGGAGTGTGATGGCAGCAGCAACCTGTGCTGCCGGCAGCAGTTCTACATAGACTTCCGACTCATCGGTTGGAGCGACTGGATCATTGCACCGTCAGGCTACTACGGGAACTACTGTGAGGGGAATTGTCCGGCTTACATGGCCGGTGTCCCCGGTTCAGCTTCATCCTTTCACACAGCAGTGGTGAACCAGTACCGCTTGCGGGGGATGAGTCCGGGCTCCATGAATTCCTGCTGCATCCCCACAAAGCTCAGTACCATGTCCATGCTCTACTTTGACGACGAATACAACATCGTCAAGCGTGACGTTCCAAACATGATCGTGGACGAGTGTGGCTGTGCTTGA